One Streptomyces sp. NBC_00440 DNA window includes the following coding sequences:
- a CDS encoding Hsp70 family protein: MPTPRVVAAIDVGTHAIGGGWAVISAANDDPAGRTIHLANQWEAQPDPTAKNLSAVLLDADDGMIAWGYQARLLWLTRGAELSTQGAHYHQGFKMDLGAQDEAAAPVVTVQDELCAETSSLLQESPRTDRVTLHLMTILLRQVVNATLEQIKASGYDEYDVRWTLTCPACFTDYQKSLLRDAGKNAGLPAEDGRVLLSLEPEAAAHFARVSGVHVVGDGNGSASDLLTPGARFMVVDCGGGTVDITAYQIDPDGKMVEIGKSLGDRFGSDFINRAFERDHLTECLGGQATLNNIKEKCPDALLNLIDQWERAKVSVKLDQDDDINLQIPAAIDRVMGAAGRRHLARRQPKKNTTNIVLTPVQIHALFDTVVPGTLDLIETQLQEMNATRGDNKNPDVILLVGGFSSSPYLQQAVRERFGDRAKVMVPPNPETAVLNGAVHFCYDPQVRARRSRFTYGANCHLPFKEGVDPEAKRYVSPLGNVTCRDRFSAFATTGESISTEAEVVHEYWPLSLDTDVLELRLYATRDPEPRYVTDDGCDELATITVDLASVQRFKDRRDRAVRLFMKFGETEIKVRAELVNGDHEVATQIRFHSNY; encoded by the coding sequence TTGCCCACACCACGCGTTGTTGCGGCCATCGATGTCGGCACCCATGCCATCGGTGGGGGCTGGGCTGTCATCTCGGCAGCTAACGACGACCCAGCAGGCCGAACGATCCATCTGGCGAACCAGTGGGAGGCACAGCCCGATCCAACCGCGAAGAACCTCTCGGCCGTCCTTCTGGACGCCGACGACGGGATGATCGCATGGGGATACCAGGCCCGCCTGCTCTGGCTCACCCGGGGGGCCGAGCTCAGTACTCAGGGCGCCCACTATCACCAGGGCTTCAAGATGGACCTGGGAGCCCAGGACGAGGCTGCGGCGCCCGTTGTGACGGTCCAGGACGAGCTATGCGCCGAGACCTCTTCGCTTCTGCAGGAGAGCCCTCGCACCGACCGCGTGACCCTGCACTTGATGACGATCCTCCTGCGCCAGGTCGTGAACGCGACGCTGGAGCAGATCAAGGCGAGCGGGTACGACGAGTACGACGTCCGCTGGACTCTGACCTGCCCCGCCTGCTTCACCGACTACCAGAAGTCCCTGCTGCGGGACGCAGGGAAGAACGCCGGCCTGCCCGCGGAGGACGGCCGGGTCCTGCTGTCGCTTGAGCCGGAAGCTGCCGCCCACTTCGCCCGGGTATCGGGTGTGCACGTGGTCGGGGACGGCAATGGGTCTGCCAGCGACCTCTTGACACCCGGAGCGCGCTTCATGGTGGTGGACTGCGGCGGAGGCACAGTCGACATCACCGCGTACCAGATCGACCCCGACGGCAAGATGGTCGAGATCGGGAAGTCACTCGGCGACCGCTTCGGTTCCGACTTCATCAACCGGGCTTTCGAGCGTGACCACCTCACGGAGTGCCTGGGCGGGCAGGCCACGCTCAACAACATCAAGGAGAAGTGCCCCGATGCGCTGCTCAACTTGATTGACCAGTGGGAGCGAGCCAAGGTCTCCGTCAAGCTCGATCAGGACGACGACATCAATCTGCAGATCCCCGCCGCGATCGACCGCGTGATGGGAGCAGCCGGCCGCCGCCACCTCGCCCGACGGCAGCCGAAGAAGAACACCACCAACATCGTTCTCACCCCGGTCCAGATCCACGCGCTCTTCGACACGGTTGTGCCGGGCACGCTCGACCTGATCGAAACCCAGCTCCAGGAGATGAACGCCACCCGCGGCGACAACAAGAACCCGGACGTCATCCTCCTCGTCGGCGGCTTCAGCAGCTCCCCCTACCTTCAGCAGGCAGTCAGGGAACGGTTCGGCGACCGCGCCAAGGTGATGGTCCCTCCGAACCCGGAGACCGCAGTACTCAACGGTGCCGTTCATTTCTGCTACGACCCCCAGGTCCGGGCGCGGCGTAGTCGGTTCACCTACGGAGCGAACTGTCACTTGCCGTTCAAGGAAGGGGTGGATCCGGAGGCCAAGCGCTATGTGTCCCCGCTAGGGAATGTGACCTGCCGGGATCGCTTCTCCGCCTTCGCTACGACCGGAGAGTCGATCAGCACCGAAGCCGAGGTCGTGCATGAGTACTGGCCTCTATCGCTTGACACCGATGTGCTTGAGCTCCGGCTCTATGCCACGCGCGATCCGGAACCGCGCTACGTCACGGACGACGGCTGCGATGAACTCGCAACCATCACTGTGGATCTTGCTTCCGTGCAGCGCTTCAAAGACCGCCGGGATCGGGCAGTGCGGCTGTTCATGAAGTTCGGCGAGACCGAAATCAAGGTACGTGCCGAGCTCGTCAACGGCGACCACGAGGTGGCCACGCAAATCCGGTTCCATTCCAACTACTGA
- the ku gene encoding non-homologous end joining protein Ku: MPRPIWTGAVSFGLVTIPVSVMSATEDHRTAFHQYHQEDMGRVRYEKVCSLDGEVLGPYDIGKAYEVARDRLVPITDEELDQMPLPTAQAIEIAAFVPADSIDPIRIMDGYYLAAKGAVAAKPYTLLRQALERSEKVGIAKFAWHGRERLGMLRVVDDVIVLHSMKWPDEIRQPEDVGTAPDADVSDDEIDAAIQLMETMAQEDISSFTDRYEEAVQELISAKAEHRTPEPVEEAPRAASVVDLMEALNASVSAARNTRGEDATVHDIKHAPAKKTSAKQKTTAKKTAKKSAARKPKSA, encoded by the coding sequence ATGCCCCGTCCCATCTGGACCGGAGCGGTCAGTTTCGGACTGGTTACGATCCCTGTTTCTGTTATGTCCGCAACGGAGGATCACCGGACCGCGTTCCACCAGTACCACCAGGAAGACATGGGCCGGGTCCGCTACGAAAAGGTCTGCTCTCTCGACGGCGAGGTCCTCGGCCCTTACGACATCGGGAAAGCCTACGAGGTGGCACGGGACCGGCTGGTGCCGATCACTGACGAGGAACTGGACCAGATGCCGCTGCCCACCGCGCAGGCCATCGAGATCGCGGCTTTCGTGCCGGCCGACAGCATCGATCCGATCCGGATCATGGACGGCTACTACCTCGCGGCGAAAGGCGCGGTCGCCGCCAAGCCCTACACCCTCCTGCGCCAGGCCCTGGAACGCTCGGAGAAGGTGGGCATCGCGAAATTTGCGTGGCACGGGCGGGAGCGCCTGGGCATGCTGCGGGTCGTGGACGACGTGATCGTGCTGCACTCAATGAAGTGGCCAGACGAGATCCGCCAGCCCGAGGACGTCGGTACCGCTCCTGACGCGGACGTGAGCGACGACGAGATCGACGCGGCCATCCAGCTCATGGAGACCATGGCCCAGGAAGACATCAGCTCATTCACCGACCGCTACGAAGAAGCGGTCCAGGAGCTGATCTCCGCCAAGGCCGAGCACCGCACCCCCGAGCCTGTCGAAGAGGCTCCCCGGGCCGCGAGCGTCGTGGACCTCATGGAGGCACTGAACGCCTCCGTCAGCGCCGCTCGAAACACCCGCGGCGAGGATGCGACCGTGCACGACATCAAGCACGCCCCCGCAAAAAAGACCAGCGCGAAGCAGAAGACCACGGCCAAGAAGACAGCGAAGAAATCAGCCGCCCGCAAGCCGAAAAGCGCCTGA
- a CDS encoding DUF7660 family protein — protein MTLTPDSEVRSRDELIAFVRELHQDYLRRGHEWENQSLDHFLEALAAWMDASPGWYRNFGKELPEGGDWTFLGRALQAATVYE, from the coding sequence ATGACACTCACTCCCGACAGCGAGGTCCGTAGCCGCGACGAGTTGATCGCCTTCGTCCGAGAACTGCACCAGGACTACCTCCGCCGGGGGCACGAATGGGAGAACCAGAGCCTCGATCACTTCCTTGAAGCCCTCGCGGCGTGGATGGATGCCTCGCCGGGCTGGTACCGAAACTTCGGGAAGGAGCTTCCGGAAGGAGGGGATTGGACCTTCCTGGGCAGGGCCCTTCAGGCCGCCACCGTCTATGAGTGA
- a CDS encoding LexA family protein: protein MRNRPPSERQVQIRRAIGEWIAEHGEGPSVQQLGKQVGLSSTGSVAYQLKQMEKLGMISRSGRRWRTVRLGR, encoded by the coding sequence GTGAGGAATCGTCCGCCGAGTGAGCGGCAGGTTCAGATCCGGCGGGCGATCGGGGAGTGGATCGCCGAGCACGGTGAGGGTCCGTCCGTACAGCAGCTGGGCAAGCAGGTCGGGCTGTCCAGTACGGGGTCGGTCGCGTATCAGCTGAAGCAGATGGAGAAGCTCGGCATGATCAGTCGCAGCGGGCGGCGCTGGCGCACCGTCCGGCTCGGCCGCTGA
- a CDS encoding NUDIX hydrolase, whose product MTTLPVRPAARVIALDGDGRVLLLRYEENGGFWATPGGSLDRGEGHTAALRRELGEELGVDGERVRLGPQLAERTTDHKVGDGDVRQIERYYIARLTEADLNLAQATQPDTITATRWWSIDDLNSTRETVYPLGLGDLITSYQTQGAPERPTILR is encoded by the coding sequence ATGACAACGCTCCCTGTGCGGCCCGCCGCCCGCGTCATCGCCCTCGATGGCGACGGGCGGGTTCTCCTGCTGCGCTACGAGGAGAACGGCGGTTTCTGGGCGACGCCCGGCGGCTCTCTCGACCGCGGTGAGGGCCACACCGCGGCCCTGAGGCGCGAGCTCGGCGAGGAGCTCGGAGTCGACGGCGAGCGAGTCCGTCTCGGTCCGCAGCTCGCCGAGCGCACCACGGACCACAAGGTCGGTGACGGCGACGTCCGCCAGATCGAGCGGTACTACATCGCCCGTCTCACGGAGGCCGACCTGAACCTGGCCCAGGCCACGCAGCCCGACACCATCACGGCCACCCGCTGGTGGTCGATCGATGATCTCAACTCCACCCGGGAGACCGTCTACCCGCTCGGCCTCGGTGACCTGATCACCAGCTACCAGACACAAGGTGCACCCGAGCGTCCCACCATCCTGCGGTAA
- a CDS encoding GmrSD restriction endonuclease domain-containing protein, producing the protein MRRTALGLAAVAAVVVGFTAGPASADPPGPPSLDTARAELTALTVATPHSMDGYSRDAFDVWAGQPDGCTTRQDVLSRDGKDVVEGSDGCQPSSGSWYSVYDDTTVTVVAQATIDHMVPLAEAWRSGADKWTADQRKAFGNDLKDQQLFIASSSSNSSKGDSGPADWKPTNKAFWCTYGEDYTHIKSVFKLTTTDTEKTALTSMLNTCTS; encoded by the coding sequence ATGCGCCGTACCGCGCTGGGTCTGGCGGCTGTCGCCGCCGTTGTTGTTGGTTTCACCGCGGGTCCCGCTTCTGCGGACCCGCCCGGCCCTCCGTCCCTGGACACTGCCCGGGCTGAGCTCACCGCGCTGACTGTGGCCACGCCGCACTCGATGGACGGCTACTCCCGTGACGCTTTCGACGTCTGGGCCGGCCAGCCCGACGGGTGCACCACTCGCCAGGATGTCCTGTCCCGCGACGGGAAGGACGTGGTAGAGGGCTCGGACGGCTGCCAGCCGTCATCTGGTTCGTGGTACTCCGTGTACGACGACACCACGGTCACCGTCGTCGCCCAGGCCACCATCGACCACATGGTCCCCCTCGCCGAAGCCTGGCGCTCCGGCGCCGACAAGTGGACCGCTGACCAGCGCAAAGCCTTCGGTAACGACCTCAAGGACCAGCAGCTGTTCATCGCGTCGTCCTCCTCCAACAGCAGCAAAGGCGACTCAGGGCCCGCGGACTGGAAGCCAACGAACAAAGCTTTCTGGTGCACCTACGGCGAGGATTACACCCACATCAAGTCCGTCTTCAAGCTCACCACCACCGACACCGAGAAGACTGCGCTGACCTCAATGCTCAACACCTGCACCTCCTGA
- a CDS encoding RNA polymerase sigma factor produces the protein MTGPYEQGHELTEPDGLPQGPRRTEKFTDFLAQNMDEFIRMAIGRLRNLHDADEAVMDAALKMNLEWTVIEAHPNPLALARAIVRTSCIDYYRRRARLAAHEVPVEMTGLSRTPTGDDLLELRGYDRLDRARACLEERSPKQAECVRLKYIEGMTTDEIADCLDITKGAAKVNIHLGIKALHALLDLPEPGKGIPDARRNPARRSAGAPRHAQHPRQDRLPAPARHAHRAAGRPLGYASEQHLPWPISLAAEQSPGITQEIADSNELRTFMARDHLPKELLPTPFAHH, from the coding sequence ATGACCGGACCGTACGAGCAGGGCCACGAATTGACTGAACCCGACGGACTTCCCCAAGGGCCCCGCAGGACGGAGAAGTTCACAGACTTCCTGGCCCAGAACATGGATGAGTTCATACGCATGGCCATCGGCCGGCTGCGCAACCTGCACGACGCCGACGAGGCCGTGATGGACGCCGCACTGAAAATGAACCTCGAATGGACCGTCATCGAGGCGCATCCGAACCCGCTGGCCCTCGCGCGGGCCATAGTCCGAACCTCCTGCATCGACTACTACCGGCGCCGCGCCCGCCTCGCCGCACACGAAGTGCCGGTCGAGATGACAGGGCTCAGCCGGACGCCCACCGGCGACGATCTGCTGGAACTGCGCGGGTACGACCGGCTCGACCGGGCACGGGCCTGCCTCGAAGAGCGCTCCCCGAAGCAGGCGGAGTGTGTCCGCCTCAAGTACATCGAGGGCATGACCACCGATGAGATCGCCGACTGTCTCGACATCACGAAGGGCGCCGCCAAAGTCAACATTCATCTCGGAATCAAGGCCCTGCACGCTCTCCTGGATCTCCCCGAACCGGGGAAGGGGATTCCTGATGCTCGAAGAAACCCTGCGCGCCGAAGCGCAGGTGCTCCGCGACATGCTCAGCACCCACGACAAGACCGACTTCCTGCGCCGGCTCGCCACGCGCATCGAGCAGCAGGCCGACCCCTCGGCTACGCCTCGGAGCAGCACTTGCCGTGGCCGATCTCCCTCGCGGCCGAACAGTCGCCCGGCATCACCCAGGAGATCGCCGACAGCAACGAACTGCGCACCTTCATGGCACGCGATCACCTGCCGAAGGAACTTCTCCCCACGCCGTTCGCCCACCACTGA